One Apostichopus japonicus isolate 1M-3 chromosome 14, ASM3797524v1, whole genome shotgun sequence genomic window carries:
- the LOC139979422 gene encoding putative nuclease HARBI1 yields MLSADCSRFIKCPTTPDGLQRNQRAFMAVRGFPHVVGAIDGTHVRVHGVILGPTEYVYVNRKGRFSISLQLVCDAKYRILNVVAARWPGSTHDSRILQESR; encoded by the exons ATGCTCTCTGCGGACTGCAGTCGATTCATAAAATGTCCAACAACCCCTGATGGATTGCAACGAAACCAGAGGGCCTTCATGGCTGTGCGAGGATTTCCACATGTTGTAGGAGCGATAGATGGCACCCACGTTAGAGTCCATGGTGTGATTCTTGGACCTACTGAATATGTCTATGTGAATCGCAAAGGTAGGTTT AGCATCAGTTTGCAACTAGTCTGTGATGCTAAGTATAGAATCctcaatgtggtggctgcaagGTGGCCTGGCAGCACACACGACAGCCGCATCTTACAAGAGAGTCGTTGA